In one Corallococcus sp. EGB genomic region, the following are encoded:
- a CDS encoding Tfp pilus assembly protein FimT/FimU, with the protein MKHTRGMTLLEMMAALAVVAVCITLAVAGMQGSIGGQKENTATRELWSSALRARQLAISTNQPVRIVVENNVLQPDGQQHTVARWERLKCGPNVNTPDDWGTGQCPIDTCMGRTCRTMPACCTETGPDIIIPATMNASNINNLCFLPGSGRPAFNRMDCMRGVLNDPVAVTAAAPADSSIQFRFTSNRAKSVLMVEPLTGLSNVMDCDSLAATTSDASRKDTRLAAACSVP; encoded by the coding sequence ATGAAGCACACGCGTGGCATGACGTTGTTGGAGATGATGGCCGCCCTGGCGGTGGTGGCCGTGTGCATCACCCTGGCGGTCGCGGGGATGCAGGGGAGCATTGGAGGACAGAAGGAGAACACGGCCACGCGCGAGCTGTGGTCGAGCGCGCTGCGCGCGCGCCAGCTGGCCATCAGCACGAACCAGCCGGTGCGCATCGTGGTGGAGAACAACGTCCTCCAGCCGGACGGCCAGCAGCACACCGTGGCCCGCTGGGAGCGGCTGAAGTGCGGTCCCAACGTCAATACCCCGGATGACTGGGGCACGGGCCAGTGCCCCATTGACACGTGCATGGGCAGGACGTGCCGAACCATGCCCGCGTGCTGCACCGAGACGGGGCCGGACATCATCATCCCGGCCACGATGAACGCCTCGAACATCAACAACCTGTGCTTCCTGCCGGGCTCCGGCCGGCCAGCGTTCAACAGGATGGACTGCATGCGGGGGGTGCTCAACGATCCCGTGGCCGTCACCGCGGCGGCCCCGGCGGACAGCTCCATCCAGTTCCGCTTCACCTCCAACCGCGCCAAGAGCGTGCTCATGGTGGAGCCGCTGACGGGCCTGTCCAACGTGATGGATTGCGACTCGCTGGCGGCCACCACCAGCGACGCCAGCCGCAAGGACACGCGGCTGGCGGCGGCGTGCTCGGTGCCCTGA